The Akkermansia muciniphila genome contains a region encoding:
- a CDS encoding replication-associated recombination protein A — MDLFSLQEAEARGGFEPGADVSAMPLAARMRPRSLDEVAGQKHLLAPGKLLRRAIETDRFTSLIFYGPPGCGKTTLAAVIAQTTNAHFMMLNGVESNVADIREKIAQAQMRMSMHGRKTVLFVDELHRFNKAQQDVLLPHLEKGTVRFIGATTENPYFAINSPLLSRSQVFPLEPVPEEELAALLKRALADAERGLGASRVDMEEEALNHLAAKADGDARKAITALEVAVLSTPAGEDGIIHVNLSVAEESIQRKAIKYDRLGDSHYDTISAFIKSMRGSDPDAALYWLGMMLEAGEDIRFIGRRLVIAASEDVGLADSNALRVALDAARAAEMVGMPEARIPLAHATVYLATAPKSNSAYMGINAAMEDVRNGKTLAVPEHLRTPTRKKLAAAGGADAARLEYLYSHDYPEHYVPQAYLPEGRVYYTPTGNGLELRIRERMEYRRKLAEEAQEGGKKS; from the coding sequence ATGGATCTGTTCAGTTTACAGGAAGCGGAGGCGCGGGGAGGCTTTGAACCCGGAGCGGACGTCTCCGCCATGCCTCTTGCTGCGCGCATGCGCCCGCGCTCCCTGGATGAAGTGGCCGGGCAGAAGCACCTGCTGGCGCCGGGAAAGCTGCTGAGGCGCGCGATTGAAACGGACCGGTTCACCTCCCTGATTTTTTACGGCCCTCCCGGCTGCGGAAAGACCACCCTGGCCGCCGTCATCGCCCAGACGACGAACGCCCACTTCATGATGCTCAACGGGGTGGAATCCAACGTGGCGGACATCCGGGAAAAAATCGCCCAGGCGCAGATGAGGATGAGCATGCACGGGCGGAAAACCGTCCTCTTTGTGGATGAGCTGCACCGGTTCAACAAGGCGCAGCAGGACGTCCTGCTCCCCCATCTGGAAAAGGGAACGGTCAGGTTCATCGGCGCGACCACGGAAAACCCCTACTTTGCGATCAACTCCCCCCTGCTGTCCCGTTCCCAGGTCTTTCCGCTGGAACCGGTGCCGGAGGAGGAACTGGCCGCCCTGCTGAAACGCGCCCTGGCGGATGCGGAGCGCGGACTGGGAGCCTCCCGCGTGGACATGGAGGAGGAAGCGCTGAACCATCTGGCCGCCAAGGCGGACGGAGACGCCCGGAAGGCCATCACGGCCCTGGAGGTGGCCGTTCTGTCCACTCCTGCGGGGGAAGACGGCATTATTCATGTGAATCTCTCCGTGGCGGAGGAATCCATCCAGCGCAAGGCGATCAAGTACGACCGCCTGGGGGACTCCCACTACGACACGATTTCCGCCTTCATCAAATCCATGCGCGGCTCCGATCCGGACGCCGCCCTGTACTGGCTGGGCATGATGCTGGAAGCCGGGGAGGACATCCGCTTCATCGGCAGAAGGCTGGTCATCGCCGCGTCGGAAGACGTGGGGCTGGCGGACTCCAACGCCCTGCGCGTGGCGCTGGATGCGGCGCGCGCGGCGGAAATGGTCGGCATGCCGGAGGCCCGCATTCCGCTGGCGCACGCTACCGTGTACCTGGCGACGGCCCCCAAGAGCAATTCCGCCTACATGGGCATCAACGCCGCCATGGAGGACGTGCGCAACGGAAAAACGCTGGCGGTGCCGGAACACCTCCGGACGCCCACGCGCAAGAAGCTGGCCGCCGCCGGCGGTGCGGACGCCGCCAGGCTGGAATACCTGTATTCCCATGATTACCCGGAACATTACGTCCCCCAGGCCTACCTGCCGGAAGGCCGCGTTTACTACACCCCCACCGGAAACGGCCTGGAGCTGCGCATCAGGGAACGCATGGAATACCGCCGCAAGCTGGCGGAGGAAGCGCAAGAAGGCGGAAAGAAGAGCTGA